A window of Fragaria vesca subsp. vesca linkage group LG7, FraVesHawaii_1.0, whole genome shotgun sequence contains these coding sequences:
- the LOC101293129 gene encoding serine/threonine-protein kinase atg1-like: MEPSNSSKSRLIGDYILGPKVGSGSFAVVWRSTHRQLGIEVAVKEIDKKHLSPKVSESLLKEISILSTINHPNIIHLFEAIQTKDRIYLVLEYCDGGDLAAYIQRHGKVSETVARHFMRQLAAGLQVLQEKHLIHRDLKPQNLLLSANEETPLLKIGDFGFARSVTPQDLADTLCGSPLYMAPEIILNQKYDAKADLWSVGAILFQLVTGTLPFDGSNQLQLFHNVLTSTELRFPQGALEELHPDCIDLCRSLLRLNPVERLSFQEFFNHKFLREARVTVNVGHTLPLKSTDEQPSSSASGNMLQLHATRPIDSSIRNLSSDSAANIKGLVPDFACDRPRKSVSQYPNLQDQPRVSDSMESIEKDYVMVNSHFASMESFSYYLEHSLQLDSTTRASIGASKQKDHGIPRVIKPEELPANSVGVGSSQTRGSAIVPASCASTLLLEVQGLSILHPSTRLHLLHQHAEVLADLSQEKYNAGLYLESFSVELVVLAIWKKALQICGNWQASVDKDEIPESSSANASSVVQGGFTSSGNTLNNSENLDFTSPSSVSVWAEQGFLVAFDRAEKLSYHVRDMDGAAEVPDAMEIIFQKALEVGTTAAVDEYMENKGSAAALYTKAMLLLSFIAGEATSLPLNPPFSLTPANKKRVQQYMVNLESHRIKFLKPDPTLVQFKDSITK, translated from the exons ATGGAACCATCAAACAGCAGCAAGTCCCGGTTGATCGGAGACTACATACTGGGCCCCAAAGTTGGGTCGGGTTCGTTCGCCGTGGTGTGGCGGTCGACCCATCGCCAACTGGGTATTGAAGTTGCGGTGAAGGAGATTGATAAGAAACACTTGAGCCCAAAAGTCAGCGAGAGTTTACTTAAAGAAATTTCCATTCTTAGCACCATCAACCACCCCAATATTATTCATCTTTTTGAGGCCATCCAG ACCAAGGACAGGATTTACCTTGTGCTGGAGTACTGTGATGGAGGTGACTTGGCGGCTTATATTCAGCGACATGGGAAGGTTTCAGAGACTGTGGCTAGGCACTTCATGAGGCAATTGG CTGCAGGATTGCAAGTGCTTCAGGAAAAACACCTCATCCACCGGGATTTAAAACCACAG AACTTACTCTTGTCAGCCAATGAGGAAACCCCACTATTGAAGATAGGGGACTTTGGTTTTGCAAG ATCCGTCACACCGCAAGACTTGGCTGACACACTTTGCGGTTCACCATTATACATGGCTCCAGAAATTATTCTGAACCAAAAGTATGATGCAAAG GCTGATTTATGGAGTGTTGGAGCAATTTTGTTTCAGCTAGTGACTGGGACGCTACCATTTGATGGGAGTAATCAATTACAG CTTTTCCATAATGTTCTGACATCTACTGAGCTACGGTTTCCACAAGGTGCTTTGGAAGAATTGCATCCAGATTGTATAGATCTCTGCAGAAGCCTTTTGCGTCTAAATCCAG TTGAGCGATTATCGTTTCAGGAGTTCTTCAATCACAAGTTTCTCAGAGAAGCGAG GGTGACAGTGAATGTTGGACATACTTTGCCACTTAAATCAACAGATGAACAGCCTAGTTCTTCTGCCTCCGGTAATATGTTGCAATTGCATGCCACACGTCCCATCGACTCATCTATCAGAAATCTGAGTTCAGATTCAGCTGCAAATATTAAAGGGCTTGTGCCAGATTTTGCATGTGATAGGCCAAGGAAATCTGTTAGCCAATATCCAAACTTACAGGATCAGCCTCGAG TTTCTGATTCAATGGAGTCCATTGAAAAAGATTACGTGATGGTTAATTCTCATTTTGCGTCAATGGAGAGTTTCTCTTATTACCTTGAACACTCACTGCAACTTGATTCAACAACCAGAGCTTCTATCGGTGCTTCTAAGCAGAAAGATCATGGTATACCACGTGTCATCAAACCTGAGGAGCTGCCAGCGAACTCTGTTGGTGTGGGAAGTTCACAAACTCGAGGATCAGCTATAGTACCAGCATCTTGTGCGTCGACTCTGTTACTGGAAGTGCAAGGATTATCTATATTGCATCCATCGACCAGGCTACATCTGTTGCATCAGCATGCTGAGGTCCTTGCTGATCTTTCTCAGGAAAAG TACAATGCAGGACTATATCTAGAGTCATTTTCAGTTGAACTGGTTGTTTTGGCCATATGGAAGAAAGCCCTTCAAATTTGCGGCAATTGGCAGGCATCAGTTGACAAGGATGAAATACCCGAAAGCAGTTCAGCGAATGCATCCTCAGTTGTTCAGGGTGGCTTTACTAGTTCAGGGAATACCCTAAACAATTCAGAAAATTTAGACTTTACTAGTCCTTCATCTGTTTCAGTTTGGGCCGAGCAAGGTTTCCTAGTTGCATTTGATCGTGCAGAGAAGTTATCCTATCATGTCCGAGATATGGATG GTGCTGCTGAAGTACCAGATGCAATGGAAATTATATTCCAAAAAGCTCTAGAAGTTGGGACAACTGCCGCT GTAGACGAGTATATGGAGAACAAGGGTAGTGCAGCAGCATTGTACACCAAAGCTATGCTTCTGCTCTCTTTTATTGCAGGAGAAGCAACTTCTCTGCCCCTGAACCCTCCATTTTCCTTAACTCCGGCCAATAAGAAGCGAGTCCAGCAATACATGGTAAACTTGGAGTCCCATCGTATTAAGTTTCTCAAACCAGATCCAACTCTGGTGCAATTCAAAGACTCCATTACGAAGTAA
- the LOC101293425 gene encoding protein CCA1-like produces MDTFSAGEDLIIKARKPYTITKQRERWTEEEHNRFLEALKLYGRAWQRIEEHIGTKTAVQIRSHAQKFFSKLEKEAVSKGVPVGQSIDIDIPPPRPKRKPSNPYPRKSSEAAPTWSTSHVGAKDGNLVSSASSSHCKQAVDLEKGQLDERSSGGEKPSYGKENKDKNCSEVFTILSESHCSSVSSEIKSSIHTQVALRTACTFREFVPPVKKVIPRDGNESYVTIELKGNEILKKTDTKKIVQDNATSEASKLENTNALKLVQGEKADDLNCSLPTDGMQSTLTCPRNVPIQILDGSGGECNRTTTPALSLSFQDSVFHPMGKIHVQPNLFTNPAASTTTTTTTTEHDSNVSRSCIDQSIPAIPPPFTPFHHNQEDYHSSLSSTFSSLIVSSLLQNPAAHAAASFAATFWPYTNLENKEGSPACSAGSFPSSLMNSPPNMAAIAAATVAAATAWWAAHGMLPLCAPLQTSFSCPVPMTGVASMDNDQAHAAEAEKGQGTIQGPSLQDQQQEPEHSEAVQAQHSPSKSPTISSSDSENGGAKPEIGSKADDNEKDIASTEVQDLNKAKSKKQVDRSSCGSNTTSCSEVETDVLEKQEKGEEELKQPDLNPASESSYRRTRSITNMSDSWKDKHMNDSWKEVSEEGRMAFQALFSREVLPQSFSPPPDVKDKGNQDTIEGQQDSGEKDGRALMLDLNSKAWAPFCHPEVEKIASPPGGHNDAEGLLTLGLGYGKLKSRRTGFKPYKRCSVEANENRVANAGSHCEEKGPKRLRLEGEAST; encoded by the exons ATGGACACTTTTTCGGCTGGAGAAGATTTGATCATTAAG GCAAGAAAGCCATATACTATTACCAAGCAGCGGGAGCGGTGGACTGAGGAGGAGCATAATAGGTTTCTTGAAGCCTTGAAGCTCTATGGGCGAGCATGGCAGCGCATTGAAG AACATATAGGTACAAAGACTGCTGTGCAGATCAGAAGTCATGCGCAGAAATTCTTTTCAAAG CTGGAGAAGGAGGCAGTCAGTAAAGGTGTTCCGGTAGGACAATCAATTGACATAGATATTCCGCCTCCACGCCCTAAAAGGAAACCAAGCAATCCTTATCCTCGGAAGTCTAGTGAAGCTGCTCCCACATGGTCCACATCGCATGTTGGAGCAAAGGATGGAAACCTTGTGTCATCAGCTTCTTCTTCACATTGTAAACAAGCAGTGGACTTGGAGAAAGGACAACTTGATGAG AGATCCAGTGGAGGAGAAAAGCCAAGTTATGGAAAAGAAAACAAAGATAAAAATTGTTCAGAAGTCTTCACCATACTCTCAGAATCGCACTGCTCCTCTGTGTCTTCTGAAATCAAAAGTTCCATACACACACAGGTGGCACTCAGAACTGCTTGCACTTTTAGAGAGTTTGTGCCTCCAGTGAAAAAGGTAATCCCTCGAGATGGCAATGAATCTTATGTCACTATTGAACTTAAAGGAAATGAGATTTTGAAGAAAACTGATACCAAAAAGATAGTTCAAGATAATGCCACAAGTGAAGCCTCAAAGTTGGAGAACACTAATGCTTTAAAGTTGGTTCAAGGTGAGAAAGCAGATGATTTGAATTGTTCATTGCCAACAGATGGGATGCAAAGTACTCTGACCTGCCCGAGGAATGTTCCTATACAGATACTGGATGGGAGCGGTGGAGAATGTAATCGAACTACAACCCCAGCTTTGTCGTTATCATTCCAGGACTCTGTGTTTCATCCTATGGGAAAGATTCATGTACAGCCTAACCTGTTTACAAATCCAGCTGCATCTACTACTACTACTACTACTACTACTGAACATGATAGTAATGTATCAAGATCTTGTATTGACCAATCAATTCCAGCTATTCCGCCTCCATTCACCCCATTCCACCACAATCAAGAGGACTACCACTCATCCCTTTCCTCCACATTTTCAAGTCTTATTGTCTCTTCTCTGCTACAGAACCCTGCAGCCCATGCTGCGGCTAGTTTTGCAGCCACCTTCTGGCCTTACACCAATTTAGAGAACAAGGAAGGTTCTCCTGCATGCTCAGCCGGAAGTTTTCCATCTAGCCTAATGAACTCCCCTCCAAATATGGCAGCCATTGCTGCGGCCACTGTAGCTGCAGCAACTGCCTGGTGGGCTGCCCATGGAATGCTTCCCTTGTGCGCTCCTCTTCAAACTAGCTTTAGCTGTCCTGTGCCCATGACTGGAGTTGCATCAATGGACAATGATCAAGCTCATGCAGCCGAGGCAGAGAAAGGACAGGGTACTATTCAAGGTCCTTCATTGCAGGATCAACAGCAGGAGCCAGAACACTCAGAAGCTGTGCAAGCACAACATTCACCTTCAAAATCACCAACCATATCCTCATCAGATTCTGAAAATGGAGGCGCAAAGCCTGAAATTGGATCAAAAGCTGATGACAATGAGAAGGACATAGCATCAACTGAAGTTCAAGACTTGAACAAAGCAAAGAGCAAAAAACAG GTGGACCGTTCCTCGTGTGGTTCAAACACAACTTCCTGCAGCGAAGTAGAGACAGATGTATTAGAGAAGCAAGAAAAAGGCGAGGAAGAACTAAAACAACCTGACTTGAACCCAGCTTCTGAGTCCAGTTACCGCCGCACTAGAAGTATAACCAACATGAGTGATTCTTGGAAAGACAAACACATGAATGATTCATGGAAAGAAGTTTCTGAAGAG GGGCGAATGGCATTTCAAGCATTATTCTCAAGAGAGGTATTGCCCCAGAGTTTTTCACCTCCACCTGATGTGAAGGATAAGGGGAATCAGGACACTATAGAAGGACAGCAGGATAGTGGTGAGAAAGATGGAAGAGCTCTAATGTTAGACCTGAACAGCAAGGCCTGGGCACCATTTTGTCACCCAGAAGTGGAGAAAATTGCATCACCACCAGGAGGGCACAACGATGCAGAGGGGCTGTTGACATTAGGCTTGGGATATGGAAAGCTAAAGTCTCGTCGAACAGGATTCAAGCCTTACAAAAGGTGCTCGGTAGAGGCCAATGAGAACAGGGTGGCAAATGCCGGCAGCCACTGTGAAGAGAAAGGTCCCAAGAGGCTTCGCTTGGAAGGGGAAGCTTCAACTTGA
- the LOC101306765 gene encoding naringenin,2-oxoglutarate 3-dioxygenase-like, with the protein MAAPKSALTSDLVYGATHVPSQYVRPEHDRPNLGQVIQSDISIPLIDLQGFDGSRHSEIIKQIGLACQESGFFQVKNHGIDEAVIDNMLAVAKEFFHLPESERMKVYSEDPYRTIRLSTSFNVRAEEIASWRDYLRLHCHPLEDYIHEWPANPPSFREDVGEYCKEVRGLAVRLLHGISESLGLEEHYINKALAKHGQHMAINYYPPCPQPELTYGLPGHADPNVVTLLLQDDVEGLQVLKGGKWVAVKPIPHTFIVNLGDQIQVISNDRYKSVLHRAVVNSNKERISIPTFYCPSYDAVIEPAPKLVDDDHPAVYRSFTYGEFYGNFWDKGPNKNGTCLGIFKN; encoded by the exons ATGGCAGCTCCAAAGTCGGCACTCACGTCCGACCTTGTATATGGTGCAACCCATGTTCCTTCTCAATACGTCCGACCCGAACATGATCGCCCCAATCTTGGCCAGGTCATCCAGTCCGATATTTCCATTCCTCTCATCGACTTGCAAGGTTTCGACGGCTCCCGGCACTCAGAAATCATTAAGCAGATCGGCCTCGCCTGCCAAGAGTCTGGATTTTTTCAG GTTAAAAACCATGGAATCGACGAGGCAGTGATCGATAACATGTTGGCTGTGGCAAAGGAGTTCTTCCATTTGCCAGAGAGTGAAAGGATGAAGGTTTACTCTGAAGACCCTTATAGAACAATAAGACTGTCGACTAGCTTCAATGTCAGAGCTGAGGAAATAGCTAGCTGGAGAGATTACCTAAGACTCCACTGCCACCCTCTAGAGGACTACATTCATGAGTGGCCAGCCAACCCTCCCTCTTTCAG GGAAGATGTGGGTGAGTATTGCAAGGAAGTCAGAGGCCTAGCAGTGAGACTCCTTCACGGCATATCGGAAAGCCTGGGACTAGAAGAACACTACATCAACAAGGCCCTAGCAAAGCATGGACAGCACATGGCGATCAATTACTACCCGCCGTGCCCTCAGCCGGAGCTGACCTACGGCTTACCGGGACATGCTGACCCGAACGTCGTCACCCTCCTCCTCCAAGACGACGTGGAAGGCTTGCAGGTTCTCAAGGGAGGGAAATGGGTTGCTGTCAAGCCCATTCCTCACACCTTCATCGTCAACCTCGGTGACCAAATCCAG GTTATAAGCAATGATCGCTACAAGAGTGTACTCCACCGAGCGGTGGTGAACAGCAACAAGGAAAGGATCTCTATCCCGACATTCTACTGCCCATCCTACGATGCTGTGATTGAACCGGCCCCGAAACTGGTCGACGATGATCATCCTGCCGTCTACCGGAGCTTCACTTACGGTGAATTCTACGGGAATTTCTGGGACAAGGGCCCTAATAAGAATGGAACCTGTTTGGGCATATTTAAAAATTGA
- the LOC101306472 gene encoding probably inactive receptor-like protein kinase At2g46850-like gives MLHLSPLASFLLLGLFKFITISHSLQEQHQLPQPNLCHEKCGDLQIPFPFHLKKSCSSLSDDVFHLSCLNSTSLFLNIGSESYRILELFSDGLLVDFPGSSPHCRQYNDLNSFDFLGNDHFGLSADNVIGLYDCEDSSLCKTECETIDLPGCDGSESHDSPACCYPLSDHSLWHLGDKFSVFSKFGCRGFSSWVVQRWSNLGKRGVKLEWAVPRNSSKGVCATNGYIINATSIQAGVRCACQDGFIGDGFATGEGCTISCIKDRREAYGDDCFKKGHSSKRLAVIAGVLAPLFIIASLIALLYLLKRPVKPGTFDPAQKVQFHSTISFRKASKTQLFTYHELEEATKAFDDDQKLVSGNNGTIYSGVLGDGSHIAVHKVDCEHEKDLIQVLSQIETFSAILHRNIARFLGCCIDLAYTPLLVYEYPANGTLEDHLHQTGGQHVALDWYKRLSIAAETASVLAFLQYEISPPIFHCDLKSGYIFIDDDFSSKLSGFGLLVSSHEEGSRVQRTDVYALGVVLLEMIAGSNCLDLPIALQKIRGGKLEEIVDPLLYYHEQPSYRREQIETVADLAMRCLLFGGDGKLGMYDVAKELVHIRRESSDGGSKRVPALEETFSNSSLLQMISMSPDSAYIPKH, from the exons ATGTTACATCTATCACCTCTAGCTTCCTTTCTTCTCCTTGGCCTCTTTAAGTTCATAACCATTTCTCACTCTCTCCAGGAACAACACCAGCTACCACAACCAAATTTGTGCCATGAAAAATGTGGAGACCTTCAAATCCCCTTCCCATTTCACTTGAAAAAATCATGTTCTTCACTCTCTGATGATGTTTTCCATCTCTCTTGCCTCAACTCAACTTCCCTTTTCCTCAACATTGGCTCTGAAAGCTACCGCATCCTCGAACTATTCTCTGATGGTTTGCTAGTGGACTTCCCAGGCTCCTCTCCTCACTGCCGCCAGTACAATGACTTGAACTCGTTTGACTTCTTGGGAAACGACCACTTTGGCCTCTCTGCTGACAATGTCATAGGCCTCTATGATTGTGAGGACTCTTCTCTGTGCAAAACAGAATGTGAAACCATTGACTTGCCTGGCTGTGATGGCAGTGAAAGCCATGACTCTCCTGCTTGCTGCTACCCTCTTTCTGATCACAGCCTGTGGCATCTTGGTGACAAGTTCTCAGTGTTTTCCAAATTTGGGTGCAGGGGCTTCTCAAGTTGGGTTGTTCAGAGATGGTCCAACTTGGGAAAGAGAGGGGTAAAGTTGGAATGGGCAGTGCCAAGAAACTCATCCAAGGGGGTTTGTGCAACCAATGGTTACATTATCAATGCCACATCAATTCAAGCAGGGGTGAGGTGTGCTTGTCAAGATGGGTTCATTGGTGATGGGTTTGCAACTGGGGAAGGATGCACCATAT CCTGCATCAAAGACAGAAGGGAAGCATACGGCGACGATTGCTTCAAGAAAGGGCATAGTAGCAAGAGACTTGCAGTTATAGCAG GAGTTCTTGCTCCCCTCTTCATCATAGCCTCATTGATTGCACTTCTGTATCTACTCAAAAGGCCTGTTAAACCGGGAACGTTTGATCCAGCTCAGAAAGTTCAATTCCACAGCACCATATCATTCCGAAAAGCTAGCAAGACTCAGCTCTTCACTTACCATGAGCTAGAGGAAGCTACCAAAGCATTTGACGATGATCAGAAGCTTGTAAGTGGAAATAATGGCACAATTTATTCTGGGGTTCTCGGGGATGGATCCCACATTGCTGTGCACAAGGTAGATTGTGAGCATGAAAAAGACTTGATTCAAGTCCTATCACAAATTGAGACTTTTTCTGCTATTCTACATCGGAATATAGCCCGGTTTCTTGGCTGCTGTATTGACTTGGCCTACACTCCACTTCTTGTGTATGAATATCCTGCAAACGGTACACTTGAGGATCATTTACACCAAACGGGTGGACAACATGTTGCTCTTGACTGGTACAAGAGGTTAAGCATTGCTGCTGAAACAGCAAGTGTCCTTGCCTTTTTGCAGTACGAGATTTCTCCTCCCATTTTCCACTGTGATCTCAAGTCCGGCTATATCTTTATTGATGATGACTTTTCTAGTAAACTCTCTGGTTTTGGACTACTGGTATCGAGTCATGAAGAAGGTTCGCGTGTTCAAAGAACTGATGTTTATGCTTTAGGTGTGGTGCTTCTTGAGATGATTGCAGGCTCAAACTGCTTGGACTTGCCAATTGCCCTGCAAAAGATAAGAGGTGGCAAGCTAGAAGAGATTGTGGATCCACTTCTTTACTATCATGAACAACCTTCCTATCGCCGTGAGCAAATAGAAACAGTTGCAGATCTTGCAATGAGGTGTTTGTTGTTTGGTGGAGATGGAAAGCTAGGAATGTATGATGTTGCCAAGGAATTAGTACATATCAGAAGAGAGAGCAGTGATGGAGGTAGCAAGAGAGTGCCTGCACTTGAGGAAACGTTTTCGAACTCCAGCCTCCTTCAGATGATATCAATGTCTCCTGATTCAGCATATATTCCTAAGCATTGA
- the LOC101292338 gene encoding soluble inorganic pyrophosphatase-like — MSEEGDEKPRKPTPKLNERILSSLSRRSVAAHPWHDLEIGPTAPHIFNVVVEITKGSKVKYELDKKTGLIKVDRILYSSVVYPHNYGFIPRTLCEDNDPLDVLVLMQEPVLPGCFLRARAIGVMPMIDQGEKDDKIIAVCADDPEYTHYTELNDLPPHRLSEIRRFFEDYKKNENKEVAVNAFLPATAALEAIQYSMDLYAEYILHTLRR, encoded by the exons ATGTCTGAGGAGGGTGATGAAAAACCACGAAAACCAACTCCCAAGTTAAACGAGAGGATTCTTTCATCTTTGTCAAGGAGATCAGTTGCTGCACATCCTTGGCACGATCTTGAAATTG GTCCTACAGCTCCACATATTTTCAATGTG GTTGTTGAGATTACAAAGGGAAGCAAAGTCAAATACGAACTTGACAAGAAGACAGGATTAATCAAG GTTGATCGAATTTTGTACTCGTCTGTGGTCTATCCTCATAACTATGGCTTCATCCCTCGCACCTTGTGTGAAGACAATGATCCACTTGATGTTCTAGTCCTCATGCAG GAACCTGTCCTTCCTGGTTGCTTTCTGCGAGCAAGAGCCATTGGAGTAATGCCTATGATTGATCAG GGTGAGAAAGATGACAAGATCATTGCAGTCTGTGCTGACGATCCAGAGTATACGCATTATACTGAATTGAATGACCTTCCCCCTCACCGCCTTTCTGAAATTCGTCGCTTCTTTGAAGACT ACAAGAAAAATGAGAACAAAGAGGTCGCAGTTAACGCCTTTTTGCCTGCCACAGCTGCGCTTGAAGCTATCCAGTACTCCAT GGATCTCTATGCCGAGTACATTCTGCACACCTTAAGGCGGTAA
- the LOC101292628 gene encoding soluble inorganic pyrophosphatase-like, whose protein sequence is MTEEKKLTPKLNERILSSLSRKSVAAHPWHDLEIGPSAPQIFNVVVEISQGSKVKYELDKKTGLIKVDRILYSSVVYPHNYGFIPRTLCEDNDPLDVLVLMQEPVIPGSFLRAKAIGLMPMIDQGEKDDKIIAVCADDPAYNHYNDIGELPPHRLTEIRRFFEDYKKNEHKEVAVDEFLPCSTAAEAIQYSMDLYAEYIMLTLRR, encoded by the exons ATGACTGAAGAAAAAAAACTTACTCCGAAATTAAATGAGAGGATTCTTTCATCTTTGTCAAGGAAATCAGTAGCTGCACATCCTTGGCATGATCTTGAAATTG GACCATCAGCTCCCCAGATTTTCAATGTT GTTGTTGAGATATCACAAGGAAGCAAAGTCAAATATGAACTTGACAAGAAAACAGGACTAATTAAG GTTGATAGGATTTTGTACTCGTCTGTGGTCTATCCTCATAACTATGGTTTCATCCCTCGCACCTTGTGTGAAGACAATGATCCACTGGATGTTTTAGTTCTCATGCAG GAACCTGTTATCCCGGGGTCATTTCTGCGTGCCAAAGCCATCGGATTAATGCCCATGATTGACCAG GGAGAGAAAGATGATAAGATTATCGCAGTATGTGCTGATGATCCAGCCTATAATCATTACAATGACATTGGGGAGCTTCCTCCTCATCGCCTCACTGAGATTCGTCGCTTCTTTGAAGACT ACAAGAAGAATGAACACAAAGAAGTTGCAGTGGACGAGTTTTTGCCTTGCTCAACTGCCGCAGAGGCTATTCAGTACTCGAT GGATCTCTATGCCGAGTACATAATGCTCACCTTAAGGCGGTAA